From a single Cyclobacterium marinum DSM 745 genomic region:
- a CDS encoding DUF4145 domain-containing protein, with product MIEYLKLIVEVIGHIIWPLSFVIIFLIFRKEIKSLIKRLKSAEIKDFKIELEDKIEDIKKDAINYGVTMAYPREALENEFNPTKQLPKSYVIIETWNEIELLIRKLDDREKYNNISDSINYLSKNHKIQKYLASMILDLRELRNIAVHKSELSITEEDYQNWISISKSVIDRLKSNR from the coding sequence ATGATTGAATATTTAAAGCTTATAGTTGAAGTAATAGGTCATATCATTTGGCCATTATCTTTCGTGATAATATTTCTGATTTTCAGGAAAGAAATCAAGTCTTTAATAAAAAGGTTAAAATCGGCTGAAATAAAGGACTTTAAAATTGAACTTGAAGACAAAATTGAAGATATAAAGAAAGATGCAATTAACTATGGAGTTACAATGGCTTATCCTCGCGAAGCATTGGAAAATGAATTTAATCCAACTAAGCAATTACCAAAAAGCTATGTGATAATTGAAACTTGGAACGAAATTGAACTTTTGATTAGAAAACTTGACGACAGAGAGAAATATAACAACATTTCTGATTCAATAAATTATTTGTCCAAAAATCATAAGATTCAAAAATACTTAGCAAGTATGATATTAGATTTGAGAGAGCTACGGAACATAGCAGTTCATAAAAGTGAATTGTCAATTACTGAAGAAGATTATCAAAATTGGATTTCAATATCTAAAAGCGTTATAGACAGATTAAAATCAAATAGATAA
- a CDS encoding dihydrofolate reductase family protein yields MKKIVYYVATSLDGYIAGENGDISQFLMQGKGVDKYQADLLNFGTVIMGRKTYEFGYQYGLVPGQPAYPHMKHHIFSTTLKIDKLSEMVKIERGGLDRINEIQQNTETDIYLCGGGQFAGYLLDHGKIDQLKIKLNPIVLGKGTKLFGSSTSNANWELIDNESYAEGLQILTYNRR; encoded by the coding sequence ATGAAAAAAATCGTGTACTATGTGGCCACTTCACTGGATGGGTATATTGCCGGTGAAAATGGAGATATCAGTCAATTTCTTATGCAAGGTAAAGGTGTTGACAAATACCAAGCGGACCTCTTAAATTTCGGTACCGTAATCATGGGCCGAAAAACTTATGAATTTGGGTATCAGTATGGCTTGGTACCCGGACAGCCTGCCTATCCACATATGAAGCATCATATATTTTCCACTACTTTAAAAATTGACAAGTTGTCAGAAATGGTGAAAATAGAGCGAGGAGGGCTGGATAGAATCAACGAAATTCAACAAAATACCGAAACAGATATTTACCTATGTGGAGGAGGGCAATTTGCCGGTTATTTGTTAGATCATGGAAAGATTGACCAATTAAAAATCAAACTTAATCCCATAGTGCTTGGAAAAGGTACCAAGTTGTTTGGGTCTTCCACCAGCAATGCAAACTGGGAGCTCATAGACAATGAATCCTATGCAGAAGGTCTCCAAATTTTGACTTACAATAGAAGATAA
- a CDS encoding thermonuclease family protein: MNKAYKYFFILLVSVIVAYYNSGKDEAELSGFMPVARIVDGDTFWAEDGSKKGVKIRLIGVDAPETRNGNNKKIGFYGQEAKAYLTDLLANQEVRLEYGVDSLDRYGRVLAYVYLSDGTFVNEELIKNGFARVLSIPPNIKYADDFVSYEREARESNLGLWQRESE, translated from the coding sequence ATGAATAAAGCGTATAAGTATTTTTTTATCCTTCTTGTATCGGTAATTGTTGCTTATTATAATTCCGGAAAGGATGAAGCGGAGCTTTCGGGCTTTATGCCTGTAGCCAGAATTGTGGATGGTGATACTTTTTGGGCTGAAGATGGGTCGAAAAAAGGTGTGAAGATTCGCTTGATTGGCGTGGATGCGCCTGAAACAAGAAATGGAAATAATAAGAAAATTGGCTTTTATGGTCAGGAAGCCAAAGCTTACCTGACCGACTTATTGGCCAACCAAGAAGTTAGGTTAGAATATGGTGTGGACAGTTTAGACCGATATGGAAGGGTGCTTGCCTATGTATATTTGTCGGATGGAACCTTTGTCAATGAGGAGTTAATCAAAAATGGTTTTGCCAGGGTATTATCGATTCCACCCAATATAAAATACGCAGATGACTTTGTATCCTACGAACGGGAAGCCAGAGAAAGCAATCTGGGACTGTGGCAAAGGGAGTCTGAATAA
- a CDS encoding RHS repeat-associated core domain-containing protein: MYISQDGYMETVLVNETAEDVWFDDFSISRTPSIVIQGTHYDPWGLELTGLGYQNGEVKENKYLYNEKELISDLNLNLYDYGGRYFDPVIGRWTSPDPMASEREWLSPYNYVQNNPLLRIDPDGMLDEYNYNIDSGEFEWISDKGGDKTQYVNIVNNEGDRLGQGSVSGDEVYAYKLKESVVLTNFDADFDDQTYNAKNNFEYSFSEFSLRNELLKSDDVISRYLKSSEKAGKAVPLTYSAEETRYGYTSMRLKMMISSIDQSFDAMPSFYASPKASKFGTTIREAGYISTGLKGNKGVTSLTNQTSWNRFLKANAGNYSGKGWQRRAAADYYKSNYYKK; the protein is encoded by the coding sequence TTGTATATTTCACAAGACGGATACATGGAAACCGTCTTGGTAAATGAAACCGCTGAGGACGTTTGGTTTGATGATTTTAGTATTTCTCGTACCCCCTCAATTGTGATCCAGGGAACGCATTATGACCCTTGGGGTTTGGAGTTGACTGGGCTAGGGTATCAGAATGGTGAAGTTAAGGAGAATAAGTACCTCTATAACGAGAAGGAACTGATCTCTGACCTGAACCTCAACCTATACGACTATGGGGGGAGATATTTTGATCCCGTGATAGGGCGCTGGACCAGCCCGGATCCCATGGCCAGTGAAAGGGAATGGCTCTCTCCCTATAATTATGTACAGAACAATCCGCTGTTAAGGATTGATCCGGATGGGATGCTGGACGAGTATAATTACAATATTGATTCGGGGGAATTTGAGTGGATTAGTGATAAAGGAGGAGATAAAACCCAGTATGTTAATATTGTAAATAATGAAGGGGATAGGCTTGGACAGGGTAGTGTGTCAGGAGATGAAGTATATGCGTACAAGTTGAAAGAAAGTGTTGTGCTTACTAATTTTGATGCCGATTTCGACGATCAAACATACAACGCTAAGAATAATTTCGAGTACAGTTTCAGTGAATTCAGTTTAAGAAATGAATTATTGAAGTCCGACGATGTAATTAGTCGTTATCTGAAATCGTCTGAAAAAGCAGGTAAGGCAGTGCCTCTAACATATTCGGCTGAAGAAACTCGGTATGGTTATACATCAATGAGGCTGAAGATGATGATCTCATCTATAGATCAAAGTTTCGATGCGATGCCTTCTTTTTATGCATCACCAAAGGCATCAAAATTTGGAACAACCATCCGGGAGGCAGGCTATATTAGTACAGGGCTGAAGGGAAATAAAGGAGTCACCTCTTTAACGAATCAAACATCCTGGAACCGCTTTCTAAAAGCAAATGCGGGGAATTATTCGGGCAAAGGATGGCAGAGAAGGGCGGCGGCAGATTATTATAAATCAAATTACTATAAGAAGTGA
- a CDS encoding AraC family transcriptional regulator: protein MTRDFIEINDFTVLVETAFSKEIIKDSCKFDEPVIAVAFYGSGNVNLEMNFPTGKREFIYTKGLALSFFADEQVDCIHTVSNNKPLECILIATATRNLQNLPNQEGKIFSELLENLVNPKDHYVEGPSFYMTPEMHQIIESLFNISYKGKTKMMFFRSQITALLSHFFGQLSMDHAQRFQSEDRKRLEMAKEILSNNLDNPPSLTELSKALGLNTTKLKKEFKEVFGIPVFKYLQHERLKTAHSLISKKQASVQEAAWHVGYDSLSSFSNAFAKKYGYRPSQIK from the coding sequence ATGACTAGGGATTTTATTGAAATCAACGACTTTACAGTTTTAGTTGAAACTGCTTTCTCCAAGGAGATCATTAAAGATTCTTGTAAATTTGATGAGCCCGTGATTGCAGTAGCCTTTTATGGTTCCGGAAATGTGAATTTAGAAATGAATTTTCCTACCGGAAAGCGTGAATTTATTTATACCAAAGGTTTAGCACTCTCTTTTTTTGCAGATGAGCAGGTGGATTGTATTCATACGGTCTCCAATAATAAACCACTTGAATGTATACTTATCGCCACAGCCACTAGAAATTTACAAAATCTCCCCAACCAAGAAGGGAAAATTTTTTCGGAACTTTTGGAAAATTTGGTTAATCCCAAGGACCATTATGTTGAAGGGCCGAGCTTTTATATGACTCCCGAAATGCATCAGATTATTGAAAGTCTTTTTAATATTAGCTACAAGGGTAAAACCAAAATGATGTTTTTTAGGAGTCAGATTACCGCCTTGTTGTCACATTTTTTTGGTCAATTGTCAATGGATCATGCCCAGAGATTCCAATCAGAAGATAGAAAACGTCTGGAAATGGCCAAAGAGATTTTGTCGAATAATTTGGATAATCCACCCTCATTAACAGAGCTATCCAAGGCCTTGGGTTTGAATACAACCAAGCTTAAAAAAGAATTTAAGGAGGTTTTCGGCATTCCTGTTTTCAAGTATCTTCAGCATGAAAGACTAAAAACAGCTCACAGCCTTATTAGTAAAAAACAAGCTTCTGTACAGGAAGCAGCGTGGCATGTTGGCTATGACAGTTTAAGCTCCTTCTCTAATGCTTTTGCGAAGAAATACGGTTACAGACCCAGCCAGATTAAATAA
- a CDS encoding DUF5367 family protein yields MKTIKAILIGGGIWLLAVGLYTLSFHYQFLEEPNQQANMVLFIVVMPLVWLGSYLYYQKGSKTHGYFVGQVFLLVAAFLDALITVPLFVIPNGGNHYTFFTDLGFWIIAFELLGVAVLYYYTRVYPKAQALKY; encoded by the coding sequence ATGAAAACGATCAAAGCAATTTTAATTGGAGGAGGAATCTGGCTATTGGCTGTGGGTTTGTACACCCTTTCCTTTCATTACCAATTTCTTGAAGAGCCGAATCAACAAGCCAATATGGTTTTGTTTATTGTAGTGATGCCATTGGTGTGGCTGGGCTCGTATTTATACTATCAGAAAGGTAGTAAAACCCATGGTTATTTTGTCGGTCAGGTATTTTTGCTGGTGGCTGCATTTTTAGATGCGCTAATTACCGTACCCCTTTTCGTGATTCCCAATGGCGGGAATCATTATACTTTTTTTACTGATTTAGGGTTTTGGATCATTGCATTTGAGCTCCTTGGTGTGGCGGTGCTATATTATTACACAAGGGTCTACCCAAAAGCACAAGCATTAAAATATTAA
- a CDS encoding anthrone oxygenase family protein — MEFNIETVLLGTTLLLTGLTAGLCFTWTNAVTPGIGQMDDFGFLYAFQQMNRVIVNPTFILVFFGPFVLNIALIYLKYQNADKSFWFLVVATMLFTLGVTFVTVFKNVPLNEMLDRTDLTASTSEELKALRQKFETPWKQWHLVRTLSAIASFVMLLVGLILNTQSS, encoded by the coding sequence ATGGAATTTAATATAGAAACGGTTTTGCTAGGTACGACCCTCTTATTAACAGGTTTAACTGCGGGTTTATGTTTTACTTGGACGAATGCCGTAACTCCGGGTATAGGACAAATGGATGACTTTGGGTTTTTATATGCATTTCAACAGATGAACAGGGTGATTGTCAACCCCACATTTATCCTTGTGTTCTTTGGCCCTTTCGTCTTAAATATTGCCCTTATCTACCTTAAATATCAAAATGCGGATAAGTCCTTTTGGTTTTTAGTGGTAGCAACAATGCTATTTACTCTGGGAGTTACTTTTGTAACTGTATTCAAGAATGTTCCACTAAATGAAATGCTTGATAGGACGGATTTGACTGCTTCCACTTCAGAAGAACTTAAGGCCCTTCGTCAAAAATTTGAGACTCCATGGAAGCAATGGCATTTGGTTAGGACATTAAGCGCTATTGCTTCTTTTGTAATGCTTTTAGTTGGGCTTATACTAAATACTCAATCATCATAA
- a CDS encoding NmrA family NAD(P)-binding protein, with translation MKRNILVIGGTGKTGKRIVKLLNNLGHQVRVGSRKGNPAFDWHHPEGWSAAIKGMEALYISYQPDLAVSGALEAIEELVKVAKKSNVKKLVLLSGKGEREAQLCEQLVIHSGLDYTIVRANWFNQNFSENFLVEGILNGHVALPYAEAKIPFVDANDIAEVAVSALIDDKHNGEIYQLTGPEGLTFEEAVHMISKASGREIQFTGISVKAYVAAMRQKNVPEDFIWLIEYLFTEVLGNPDNSEITNDIEQVLSRKPIGFKEYVEKSVNNGVWNHASVSSH, from the coding sequence ATGAAACGTAACATTTTAGTCATTGGAGGAACCGGAAAAACCGGAAAACGTATCGTAAAATTATTAAACAATTTGGGTCACCAAGTTAGGGTTGGGTCTAGAAAGGGAAACCCTGCCTTCGACTGGCACCATCCAGAGGGTTGGTCAGCAGCCATTAAAGGAATGGAGGCCCTTTATATCAGTTACCAGCCGGATTTGGCAGTTTCTGGGGCCTTAGAGGCCATCGAAGAACTGGTAAAAGTTGCTAAAAAAAGCAATGTAAAAAAGCTGGTATTATTATCAGGCAAAGGAGAGCGAGAGGCCCAATTGTGCGAGCAGCTGGTGATACACTCAGGGTTGGATTATACCATTGTTAGAGCAAATTGGTTCAATCAGAATTTCAGTGAAAATTTTCTGGTTGAAGGGATTTTAAATGGGCATGTTGCCTTGCCATATGCGGAAGCAAAGATCCCCTTTGTTGATGCCAATGATATTGCTGAAGTTGCTGTAAGCGCATTGATTGATGACAAACACAATGGTGAAATATACCAATTAACCGGCCCTGAAGGATTGACTTTCGAGGAAGCCGTCCATATGATTTCCAAAGCCAGTGGAAGAGAAATTCAGTTTACAGGAATTAGTGTTAAGGCTTATGTAGCAGCAATGCGGCAGAAAAATGTTCCTGAAGATTTTATATGGCTGATAGAGTATTTGTTCACTGAAGTGCTGGGCAATCCAGACAATTCGGAAATTACAAATGATATTGAGCAAGTACTCAGCAGGAAACCTATTGGTTTTAAAGAATATGTAGAAAAATCAGTCAATAATGGAGTTTGGAACCATGCTTCAGTTTCCTCCCATTGA
- a CDS encoding MBOAT family O-acyltransferase, protein MLFNSIDFAIFLPIVFILYWSISNKNLKWQNSLIVLASYLFYGWWDWRFLSLILFSTLVDYTVGRLLKIEENQTKRKVLLWISLIVNLGFLGFFKYYNFFLDNFISAFSFFGTQINVSSLNIILPVGISFYTFQTMSYTIDVYKRKLEPTTDFIAFSAFVSFFPQLVAGPIERATNLLPQFFKKRTFNYSEAVDGMRQILWGLFKKIVIADNCARFADVIFNNSADYSGSTLILGAVLFSFQIYGDFSGYSDIAIGTSRLFGFNLMQNFNFPYFSRDIAEFWRRWHISLSTWFRDYLYIPLGGSRGGMGMKIRNTFIIFIVSGFWHGANWTFIAWGALNAIFFLPLLLTKNNRNNIKPVAEGKTFPNLKELSSMLITFGLIVFAWIFFRANNIEHAISYISGILSPSLFSIPEFEGRGHSIVVILLLVIFVLIEWNGREGQYAIANLGHKRIRAIRWSYYALIIFAIGMFMPSVESPFIYFQF, encoded by the coding sequence ATGCTTTTTAACTCAATTGACTTTGCAATATTCTTACCAATTGTTTTTATACTTTATTGGAGCATTTCCAATAAAAATTTAAAATGGCAAAATTCCCTAATTGTTCTTGCAAGTTATTTGTTTTATGGATGGTGGGATTGGAGGTTTTTATCATTGATATTATTCAGCACTTTGGTAGATTATACGGTAGGGAGGCTGCTGAAAATAGAAGAAAATCAAACCAAAAGGAAAGTTTTACTATGGATAAGTCTTATAGTAAACCTCGGTTTTCTTGGTTTCTTTAAATATTATAACTTCTTTTTAGACAATTTTATTTCTGCCTTTTCATTTTTCGGCACACAGATCAATGTCAGTTCATTAAACATAATTTTACCTGTTGGAATTAGTTTTTATACTTTTCAAACGATGAGTTATACTATCGATGTATACAAACGTAAACTCGAACCCACCACTGATTTTATAGCCTTTTCAGCTTTTGTAAGTTTTTTTCCACAATTGGTAGCGGGCCCCATTGAAAGAGCGACCAATTTATTGCCTCAGTTTTTTAAAAAAAGAACATTTAATTATTCCGAAGCTGTTGACGGTATGCGGCAAATCCTATGGGGTTTATTTAAAAAGATTGTGATTGCAGATAACTGTGCAAGGTTCGCTGATGTAATTTTTAACAATTCCGCAGACTATTCGGGGAGCACCTTGATTTTAGGGGCTGTATTATTTAGCTTTCAAATTTATGGGGATTTTTCTGGGTACTCAGATATAGCCATAGGAACTTCCAGGCTTTTTGGCTTTAATTTGATGCAAAACTTCAATTTTCCTTATTTTTCAAGAGATATTGCAGAATTCTGGAGAAGGTGGCACATTTCCCTTTCTACGTGGTTTAGAGATTATCTTTACATTCCTTTAGGGGGGAGTCGTGGAGGAATGGGAATGAAAATTAGAAACACCTTTATAATCTTTATAGTCAGCGGATTTTGGCATGGTGCGAATTGGACGTTTATAGCTTGGGGTGCTTTAAATGCTATTTTTTTCTTACCCCTCTTATTGACTAAGAACAACCGAAATAATATCAAACCGGTGGCTGAAGGAAAGACCTTTCCTAATTTAAAAGAATTGTCATCCATGTTAATAACTTTTGGTTTAATTGTATTTGCATGGATATTCTTCAGAGCCAATAATATTGAACATGCAATAAGCTATATTTCTGGGATTTTATCTCCTTCTCTTTTCTCAATACCTGAATTTGAAGGTAGAGGACATTCCATTGTAGTAATTCTTCTTCTTGTGATTTTTGTCTTAATAGAGTGGAATGGACGTGAAGGTCAATATGCAATTGCCAACTTGGGACATAAAAGAATTCGTGCAATTAGGTGGTCATATTATGCCCTCATAATTTTTGCTATTGGAATGTTTATGCCTTCCGTGGAATCACCTTTTATTTACTTCCAATTTTAG
- a CDS encoding DNA alkylation repair protein, with protein MLSNNTLEYIAVLEQEFSRHANRQLALQQEAYLRHQFRFFGISTQQRRALQKPFLQKSMLPPKTEQHGLVKVLWNKNEREFHYFGQELSIKYLKATEKEDILLYEHMVANQSWWDTVDMIANKLMGNYFLLFPEERKEHIDKWLKSNNIWLQRSALLFQLKYKDKMDLDLLEHCIRHLLGSNEFFINKAVGWILREYSRTDANWVKKFVRETSLSPLSKREALRLIS; from the coding sequence ATGCTATCCAACAATACTCTTGAGTACATCGCAGTCCTTGAACAGGAATTTAGTCGCCATGCCAATAGGCAACTGGCATTGCAGCAAGAGGCTTATTTGCGGCATCAATTCCGGTTTTTTGGTATTTCAACCCAGCAAAGAAGAGCGCTCCAAAAACCCTTCTTACAAAAATCCATGTTGCCCCCAAAAACTGAACAGCATGGATTGGTAAAGGTTTTATGGAATAAAAACGAACGCGAGTTTCACTATTTTGGACAAGAACTATCCATTAAGTATTTGAAAGCTACCGAGAAAGAAGACATATTGCTCTATGAGCATATGGTTGCGAATCAATCTTGGTGGGATACGGTAGATATGATTGCCAATAAATTGATGGGCAATTATTTCCTGCTTTTTCCGGAAGAGAGGAAGGAACACATAGACAAATGGTTGAAGTCCAATAATATTTGGTTGCAAAGGAGTGCCCTGCTGTTTCAGTTGAAGTACAAAGATAAAATGGATCTTGACCTTCTGGAACATTGCATTCGGCATCTCCTAGGTTCCAATGAGTTTTTTATCAATAAAGCCGTTGGCTGGATATTACGGGAATACAGCCGTACGGACGCAAATTGGGTGAAGAAATTTGTAAGGGAAACGTCCTTAAGTCCTTTAAGCAAAAGAGAGGCCTTAAGGTTGATTTCTTGA
- a CDS encoding endonuclease/exonuclease/phosphatase family protein, giving the protein MNRILFFLTFLLMINACTEKKEEVTFKVMAWNILHGGNDIPKGPEEVIHIIQEIDPDVILMVETYGSGKRIADSLGYNFHLIAEEGTALDDKNINLSIFSKFPFGERIDTKFPFYFGGREVLINGRTIRFFSNWFHYLPWENEPEEMGMSTAELLDWEKTETRYNMIQKVLPYLKKYSASTDSIPVIFGGDLNSPSHLDWGEETKEIHNGLQVPWYSTKVLEELGLIDTYRTLHPDPISHPGITWDSKGVKDEHRIDYIFYKGDALKPVASDSHNAHLGEPFSINGKTFPYPSDHGFVVTTFTF; this is encoded by the coding sequence ATGAATCGAATACTATTTTTCTTGACCTTCCTTTTAATGATCAATGCCTGCACTGAAAAAAAAGAGGAAGTGACTTTTAAAGTGATGGCATGGAATATCTTACATGGGGGCAATGATATACCAAAGGGCCCTGAGGAGGTCATTCACATCATTCAGGAAATAGATCCGGATGTAATATTGATGGTAGAAACTTATGGTTCAGGCAAAAGAATTGCAGATTCTCTGGGATATAATTTTCATTTAATTGCTGAGGAGGGGACTGCCTTGGATGATAAAAACATCAACTTATCCATATTCTCTAAGTTCCCCTTTGGTGAGCGTATAGACACTAAATTCCCTTTTTATTTTGGAGGACGAGAAGTTTTAATAAATGGTCGAACAATCCGCTTTTTTTCTAACTGGTTTCATTATTTACCTTGGGAAAATGAACCTGAAGAAATGGGGATGAGTACCGCTGAATTGCTTGATTGGGAAAAGACAGAAACCCGTTACAATATGATTCAAAAGGTTCTTCCCTACCTCAAAAAATACAGTGCCTCCACTGATTCAATTCCTGTGATTTTCGGGGGTGATTTGAATAGCCCTTCACATTTGGATTGGGGAGAAGAGACCAAGGAAATTCACAATGGATTGCAGGTTCCCTGGTACAGTACCAAGGTTTTAGAAGAATTAGGTTTGATTGATACTTACAGAACTTTACATCCTGACCCGATATCCCATCCGGGGATCACTTGGGACAGTAAAGGGGTGAAAGATGAACACCGGATAGACTATATATTTTATAAGGGGGATGCCTTAAAGCCCGTTGCTTCAGATTCCCACAATGCACACTTGGGTGAACCCTTTTCCATCAATGGCAAAACTTTTCCTTACCCTTCAGATCATGGATTTGTTGTGACTACTTTCACCTTTTAA
- a CDS encoding formate/nitrite transporter family protein: MKEAHKDQKEHQQDLEKKSNEIEESGKYTEILSRVIHEGEGIFKINNRAIFLSACIAGLEIGFSYLLVATLFFTFEGNLEENTIFKLFGLVYPLGFIMVILGKSILFTEQTSVLALPVLNGQRSILELLTIWSIVIIGNLLGGILFVFFVGDLASQLKLFDRETMVKISVHILNQSYWVLLLSSIFAGWLMGLLTWLLNSTTEALTRILLIILITGTIGFVGFHHSIVGNIEVFAGFFYSDHISLSDYLGFLVLTLLGNGIGGAIVVALFKYRIFESHYASKSKH, translated from the coding sequence ATGAAGGAAGCACACAAAGACCAAAAGGAACACCAACAGGACTTGGAGAAAAAATCCAATGAGATAGAAGAATCGGGGAAATATACTGAGATCCTTAGCCGTGTAATACATGAAGGGGAGGGGATATTTAAAATAAATAATCGGGCAATATTTTTAAGTGCTTGCATTGCCGGCTTGGAAATAGGTTTTAGTTACCTGTTGGTTGCTACCTTGTTTTTTACTTTTGAAGGAAATCTTGAGGAAAATACAATCTTTAAATTATTCGGCCTAGTTTACCCATTGGGATTTATCATGGTGATCTTAGGTAAATCCATATTGTTTACCGAACAAACCTCCGTTTTGGCTTTACCTGTTTTAAATGGTCAAAGGTCAATTCTGGAACTTTTGACCATCTGGTCTATAGTCATTATTGGAAATCTCTTGGGGGGAATTTTATTTGTTTTCTTTGTAGGAGATTTGGCTTCCCAACTCAAACTTTTTGATAGAGAAACCATGGTAAAAATTTCCGTTCATATCTTAAACCAAAGTTATTGGGTATTGCTGCTGAGCTCCATTTTTGCAGGTTGGCTGATGGGGCTTTTAACTTGGCTATTAAACAGTACCACTGAAGCCTTAACCCGAATCTTATTGATTATCCTAATTACCGGCACCATAGGTTTTGTAGGTTTTCACCACAGCATCGTAGGGAATATAGAGGTTTTTGCCGGTTTCTTTTATTCGGATCATATCTCTCTTAGCGATTATTTGGGATTCCTTGTCCTAACGCTATTAGGTAATGGAATTGGTGGGGCCATTGTAGTTGCCTTATTTAAATATCGAATTTTCGAGTCCCATTATGCTTCAAAAAGCAAACATTAA
- a CDS encoding LytR/AlgR family response regulator transcription factor, whose product MIKCIAIDDEPLALELLKKYINKIAFLNLVATCDNAFDAMEEMQKQQVDLIFIDIQMPELTGLQFISSLEKKPLAIVITAYKEFALESFDLDVVDYLLKPVPMDRFLKACNRAKDRFGMLTAQTNDQTKDPDHFFVNVDYSQVKLKFIDILWLKGYGDYLKFYLKNNTQPLVVRMSFKEIVSILPPKQFIRIHKSYMVAIDEITSIRKSSLFLGELEFSVGESYKESVEKLIG is encoded by the coding sequence ATGATAAAATGTATTGCCATAGATGATGAACCTCTTGCCCTTGAACTGCTTAAAAAATATATAAACAAAATAGCATTCCTAAATTTGGTAGCTACCTGCGACAATGCTTTTGATGCCATGGAAGAAATGCAGAAGCAGCAGGTAGATCTTATCTTTATAGACATTCAAATGCCCGAATTAACAGGCCTACAGTTTATCTCTAGCCTTGAAAAAAAACCTTTGGCCATTGTTATCACCGCCTACAAAGAATTTGCCTTAGAAAGTTTTGACTTAGATGTAGTAGATTACCTGCTAAAACCTGTTCCTATGGACCGTTTTTTGAAAGCATGTAACCGAGCCAAAGACCGTTTTGGAATGTTAACCGCTCAAACTAATGATCAGACCAAAGACCCCGACCATTTTTTTGTGAATGTAGATTACAGCCAAGTGAAGTTAAAGTTTATAGATATTTTATGGCTTAAAGGATATGGGGATTACCTTAAATTTTACTTGAAAAATAATACCCAGCCATTGGTAGTCCGGATGAGTTTCAAGGAAATTGTTTCCATTTTACCCCCTAAGCAGTTTATCAGAATTCATAAATCTTATATGGTGGCAATAGATGAAATTACTTCCATCCGTAAAAGCAGTCTCTTTTTGGGTGAATTGGAATTTTCAGTGGGTGAATCTTACAAAGAAAGCGTAGAAAAGCTAATTGGTTGA